The following are encoded together in the Deltaproteobacteria bacterium genome:
- a CDS encoding VPLPA-CTERM sorting domain-containing protein — protein MPATFKSVSVVLLFLLIAVPANAATVVFQAGLIDNFAAPADPAIPDPQVLSVMGDPAHQDFDLIPGIDGDYDTKVMHTFTSLPDDIIGGSLEVSVKAGTQDAVQYSLSTDNITLLTFDRTNTSDFAVFGRRFGPYEVGDCGSTDQTPDPGLLQSTKWSPGDFSIFTLDLSELPLVDGGTMNIIPFINQFGFLNVDVDDETGVDYMLLTLETAQIPIPGAVWLLGSGLVGLAAIRKKLKK, from the coding sequence ATGCCGGCCACATTTAAGAGCGTATCGGTCGTATTACTATTTTTGCTTATTGCTGTTCCTGCCAACGCAGCAACTGTCGTTTTTCAAGCTGGTCTGATTGATAATTTCGCAGCACCTGCCGACCCGGCAATACCAGACCCTCAGGTTCTCAGTGTTATGGGGGATCCAGCACACCAGGATTTTGATTTAATACCTGGCATAGACGGTGACTATGATACTAAGGTTATGCATACGTTTACCAGTTTACCAGACGATATTATTGGGGGGTCTCTTGAGGTTAGTGTTAAGGCGGGCACCCAAGACGCAGTTCAATATAGTTTATCTACAGACAACATAACGCTGTTAACATTTGATCGAACCAACACGTCTGATTTTGCAGTATTCGGTAGGCGTTTCGGACCATATGAAGTTGGAGACTGTGGTTCTACTGATCAAACACCAGATCCAGGGCTCCTACAGAGTACTAAATGGTCTCCTGGTGATTTTAGTATTTTTACGTTAGATTTGTCTGAATTACCACTTGTTGACGGTGGAACCATGAACATCATACCATTCATCAACCAATTTGGATTTCTCAATGTTGATGTTGATGATGAAACCGGTGTAGATTACATGTTGTTAACTCTTGAAACGGCGCAAATCCCCATCCCAGGCGCAGTCTGGCTCCTTGGCTCTGGCCTTGTTGGTCTTGCCGCCATCAGAAAGAAGCTCAAGAAGTAA